The nucleotide sequence TCGCCTGTAGGCCCGGTAGGCGAGAAACGTTATCAGGCCACCCAACAGCAGGATGAGCGTCTTCAGTGCGATGACGGTTATCGAGGCGTGGGGACTCATGTTTCTTTGCGAACCTCCGACCACAGGGTTTCGAGGCGTTCGTCGGCTGTCTGGGCCCGACGAGCGATCTTGACCTCACACTCGCGATCGTCCGAGAGGCCGATGATGACCTCCTCGAACGCGATCTCGTAGGTACTTGCGTGCTGACCGTCCGGCCTGATTTCGACGCCCTCTGTCAACAGCGACGCC is from Halorhabdus sp. BNX81 and encodes:
- a CDS encoding helix-turn-helix domain-containing protein gives rise to the protein MVRDPFAADESPDLQAVLDALDDPECRRIVEELDEPMTASEISDASDIPLSTTYRKLDLLTEASLLTEGVEIRPDGQHASTYEIAFEEVIIGLSDDRECEVKIARRAQTADERLETLWSEVRKET